Within Populus trichocarpa isolate Nisqually-1 chromosome 6, P.trichocarpa_v4.1, whole genome shotgun sequence, the genomic segment CAGTGATGGTCAAAACAACAAATAGCTGGCCAACATAAGCGACACCATGGAAATGCAGTTTATAGTCAATACCACATTCTTTTAACTCGTGTTCTTGATGAATTATACAAGCATGCTATCACTACATTCTTAGTTCCTGAAAACTGAAGCAATTATgcaaagaaattgagaaaacatATACCTGATCAACACTTCCAGGACCGATTAAAACAAGTGCCACCCCAGATGCATCCATTATATCCTATTGACATATTTGATATGCATAATATCACTTGCCGTGAATACTTTATAGTATAAGTCCACAAAGATAATCAATAAACAACAATTACCTTCTTGGCTGCAAGGTAATCAGCCCGTCTCCGGCAAAGTACACATCTGAAATCGAACTGAATTTACATAAGAAACAAAGCGAAAAATTAAGGAGGGGTGATGAGATGAGGCAAAGCTTTTAGTTACCCAAAGTGCCGAGCAAATGCAACAACAGCTTTCCTATCTTTCCACAAATCAGAAAATGGAATTGCGTTTCCATTCAAATCAAACACTTCCACGGTATCCAAGATATTTGTTGTGTCTTCACTAACTAAACCAGAACCAGCTTCGATTCCTATTGATCGCATCACAAACATTCAAACTTATATTGATCaactcaaaaagaaaagaaaaaaaatattgttgaataCATGCAACAAGAAACAGATGCTAATTGCCTGGAGATCCAGAGATTGCAGAGGCTTTAGTGTTGCTTAGCTGTGGGGAACAAATGCTAATAATTTTGTTGGACTCAAGCTTTCCTGTGGATTTATTGATGAATATAGGAGTTTGGAGATTGGTGGTGATTTTTGGCTGGAGGGTTTTCGTTAACAGCGCTGCGGAGGGAGATAAAACTGCCATAGCTTCGAAGACAGGCATAttcttttgctttctatggagtGGAGCTGTAGAGGTGAAGGGGTTTTAGTGGTGGTGGGTAGTTgctctttattttaaaagacGGTTTTTATTCAGTGGCAGGCGGGATTTACACGTGGCACTGTCCCATGCTAAAAatcttcatatataatttttctttgcctatattatcaaaatctaatcaaaagatgaaaaaacaaaattacagtataaaacattagaaacact encodes:
- the LOC18100249 gene encoding thioredoxin-like protein AAED1, chloroplastic isoform X2, which produces MPVFEAMAVLSPSAALLTKTLQPKITTNLQTPIFINKSTGKLESNKIISICSPQLSNTKASAISGSPGIEAGSGLVSEDTTNILDTVEVFDLNGNAIPFSDLWKDRKAVVAFARHFGCVLCRRRADYLAAKKDIMDASGVALVLIGPGSVDQAKTFSEQTKFKGVYADPSHSSYKALQFVSGVSTTFTPKAGLKIIQSYMEGYRQDWKLSFEGDTVAKGGWQQGGIIVAGPGKTNISYIHKDKEAGDDPDIEDIIKACC
- the LOC18100249 gene encoding thioredoxin-like protein AAED1, chloroplastic isoform X1, giving the protein MPVFEAMAVLSPSAALLTKTLQPKITTNLQTPIFINKSTGKLESNKIISICSPQLSNTKASAISGSPGIEAGSGLVSEDTTNILDTVEVFDLNGNAIPFSDLWKDRKAVVAFARHFGCVLCRRRADYLAAKKDIMDASGVALVLIGPGSVDQAKTFSEQTKFKGEVYADPSHSSYKALQFVSGVSTTFTPKAGLKIIQSYMEGYRQDWKLSFEGDTVAKGGWQQGGIIVAGPGKTNISYIHKDKEAGDDPDIEDIIKACC